A window of Zingiber officinale cultivar Zhangliang chromosome 5A, Zo_v1.1, whole genome shotgun sequence contains these coding sequences:
- the LOC121983343 gene encoding uncharacterized protein LOC121983343, translating into MGPLVLVSQLATGLGVLAGAAAVKSAMEGWRPMAGGGRWPRCETCNGTGRVKCLCSRWSDGDDSGCRSCAGSGKVACRSCGGSGTGRPLPVRVPMRTGRAP; encoded by the coding sequence ATGGGGCCTCTGGTGCTCGTTTCTCAGCTGGCGACCGGGCTGGGGGTCCTGGCCGGCGCGGCGGCGGTGAAGTCGGCGATGGAGGGCTGGCGGCCGATGGCCGGCGGCGGCCGGTGGCCGCGGTGCGAGACGTGCAACGGCACCGGCCGCGTGAAGTGCCTGTGCTCGCGGTGGTCCGACGGGGACGACTCCGGGTGCCGCTCCTGCGCCGGTTCGGGGAAGGTGGCGTGCAGGAGCTGCGGCGGGTCGGGGACGGGGCGGCCGCTCCCGGTTCGAGTTCCCATGCGCACCGGCCGCGCCCCCTGA